The Ralstonia pickettii DTP0602 genome segment GCCGCGGTCGATCTCGGCGCCGATGGTCAGGAACAGCTGGCGCGCCATCACGTTGTTCGAGAACTTGTTGATGTCGCGCACGATGTCGGCCAGCGGCAGCCCGTAGTGGCGCGCCAGCAGCGCCGCGCCGCGCGGCACCTGGCCGCTGCGCAGCGCGGGCACGTGGGTAAAGCGCCCGCCGGCGCGCTGCCATTCGGCGACGAAGCCGCCCCAGGTAAATTCCGCATGGGAGAGCGTGGCGATATTCAGCACCTGCTCGCCGCAGCCGCTGGAATAATCGCCGGCAAAGGACGCCAGCACGGTGCCGTCCGGCTGCGCCGCCACGGTCGGGCCGGCGCTCGATTGCCAGTCGCCGCAGCGGCCGTTGGTCAGCGTCAGCCGGTTGTCGAGCTTCAGTTGCGCCAGCGCGGGCGTGACGTTGACCGCCACGGTCTGGGTGGCCGGGTCCGGCGTCAGCGTGAACGACAGCGTCTTGAAGGCATAGAGCAGCGCATCCGGGCCGACGTTGTAGGCGCGCTGCACCTCGCCGTCGATGGTGCCGTTGCCGTCCAGGCCATCGGCAAAGTAGCTGCGGTCCAGCACCAGGTCGCCGTTGATGGTGGTGGCGCCGCCGGCGCGCGCGCTGGCCACCAGCTTGGCCATTTCCTCCGGCACCAGCTTGGGATCGCCGCGCCCGCGCAGGTAGACGTTGCCGTTGACGGTGCCGTCGCCGGTGGGCTGGGTGTCGGCGTAGAGCGAGGTCTGCCAGCGGTAATCCGGGCCTAGCAGCTGCAACCCGGCGAAGGTGGTGACCAGTTTCATGGTCGAGGCCGGGTTCATCGGCTGCTGGGCATTCCAGCTGGCGCGCGCGGCGGGCGCGCCCATCCGGATCACGTAGAAGCTGGCGGCCGAGGCCGGCACACCGGCGCGACGCAGCGCGGCGGCCACCTGCGCCGGCACGCCGGCTTGCACCAGCGCCGGGTCGGCGGCGCGGGCGGCTTTTCCTGTCTTGG includes the following:
- a CDS encoding D-alanyl-D-alanine carboxypeptidase (K07259: dacB; D-alanyl-D-alanine carboxypeptidase / D-alanyl-D-alanine-endopeptidase (penicillin-binding protein 4) [EC:3.4.16.4 3.4.21.-]) translates to MAAMPRTTATPTALRPGALLRRLSPLLAAALLLAAGPALSPALAKPPAKALSATKAAKAAKAERATKTGKAARAADPALVQAGVPAQVAAALRRAGVPASAASFYVIRMGAPAARASWNAQQPMNPASTMKLVTTFAGLQLLGPDYRWQTSLYADTQPTGDGTVNGNVYLRGRGDPKLVPEEMAKLVASARAGGATTINGDLVLDRSYFADGLDGNGTIDGEVQRAYNVGPDALLYAFKTLSFTLTPDPATQTVAVNVTPALAQLKLDNRLTLTNGRCGDWQSSAGPTVAAQPDGTVLASFAGDYSSGCGEQVLNIATLSHAEFTWGGFVAEWQRAGGRFTHVPALRSGQVPRGAALLARHYGLPLADIVRDINKFSNNVMARQLFLTIGAEIDRGGPASTERSVRVVRRWLARQGLEMPGLVLDNGSGLSREERISAYDMARLLQQAAASNVGPVLIDSLPVLGVDGTLRNRLTRADAAGSGYLKTGTLADVRALAGYVDSAEGGRYVVVSMINHPNASQAQEAHDALMQWVYRGAP